The Prinia subflava isolate CZ2003 ecotype Zambia chromosome 15, Cam_Psub_1.2, whole genome shotgun sequence genome contains a region encoding:
- the PARP6 gene encoding protein mono-ADP-ribosyltransferase PARP6 isoform X6, which yields MDLKGQYWTDDDSDGDNESEEFLYGVQGTCAADLYRHPQLDADIEAVKEIYSENAVAVREYGTIDDVDIDLHVNISFLDEEVATAWKVLRTEPIVLRLRFSLSQYLDGPEPSIEVFQPSNKEGFGLGLQLKKILGMFTSQQWKHLSNDFLKTQQEKRHSWFKTSGTIKKFRAGLSIFSPIPKSPSFPVIQDSVLKGKLGIPEPRVNRLMNRSVSCMVKNPKVEVFGYPPASTQVGGHCKNIPTLEYGFLVQIMKYAEQRIPTLNEYCVVCDEQHVFQNGSMLKPAVCTRELCVFSFYTLGVMSGAAEEVATGAEVVDLLVAMCRAALESPRKSIIFEPYPSVVDPNDPKTLAFNPKKKNYERLQKALDSVMSIREMTQGSYLEIKKQMDKLDPLAHPLLQWIISSNRSHIVKLPLSRQLKFMHTSHQFLLLSSPPAKEARFRTAKKLYGSTFAFHGSHIENWHSILRNGLVNASYTKLQLHGAAYGKGIYLSPISSISFGYSGMGKGQHRMPSKDELVQRYNRMNTIPQTRSIQSRFLQSRNLNCIALCEVITSKDLQKHGNIWVCPVSDHVCTRFFFVYEDGQVGDANINTQDPKIQKEIMRVIGTQVYTN from the exons ATG gaccTCAAGGGCCAGTACTGGACGGACGATGACTCCGACGGCGACAATGAGTCCGAGGAGTTCCTCTATGGCGTGCAG GGGACCTGCGCCGCCGACCTGTACCGGCACCCGCAGCTGGACGCCGACATCGAGGCCGTGAAGGAGATCTACAGCGAGAATGCCGTGGCCGtcag GGAGTACGGGACCATCGACGACGTGGACATCGACCTCCACGTGAACATCAGCTTCCTCGAT gaggaggtggcGACGGCGTGGAAGGTGCTGCGGACGGAGCCCATCGTCCTCCGCCTGCGCTTCTCCCTGTCCCAGTACCTCGATGGCCCCG AACCATCCATCGAGGTTTTCCAGCCGTCCAACAAGGAGGGCTTCGGGCTGGGTCTGCAGCTGAAGAA GATCCTGGGCATGTTCACATCCCAGCAATGGAAACACCTCAGCAACGATTTCCTGAAGACCCAGCAGGAGAAGCGGCACAGTTGGTTCAAGACGAGCGGCACCATCAAGAAGTTCCGTGCTGGTCTCAGCATCTTCTCACCCATCCCCAA GTCTCCCAGCTTCCCCGTTATCCAAGATTCAGTGCTGAAGGGCAAGCTGGGCATCCCCGAGCCTCGCGTGAACCGCCTGATGAACCGCTCTGTGTCCTGCATGGTGAAGAATCCCAAGGTGGAAGTTTTCGGCTACCCACCCGCCAGCACCCAG GTGGGCGGCCACTGCAAGAACATCCCCACGCTGGAGTACGGCTTCCTTGTCCAG ATCATGAAGTACGCGGAGCAGCGGATCCCGACACTCAACGAGTACTGCGTGGTGTGTGACGAGCAGCACGTCTTCCAGAACGGCTCCATGCTGAAG CCGGCCGTGTGCACCCGCGAGCTCTGCGTCTTCTCCTTCTACACCCTGGGCGTCATGTCCGGCGCGGCCGAGGAGGTGGCCACGGGTGCCGAG GTGGTGGACCTGCTGGTGGCCATGTGCCGCGCTGCCCTCGAGTCCCCTCGCAAGAGCATCATCTTCGAGCCTTACCCGTCCGTGGTGGACCCCAACGACCCCAAAACTCTGGCCTTCAACCCCAAG AAGAAGAACTACGAGCGGCTGCAGAAGGCCCTGGACAGTGTGATGTCCATCCGGGAGATGACCCAG GGGTCCTACCTGGAGATCAAGAAGCAGATGGACAAGCTGGACCCCCTGGCGCATCCCCTCCTGCAGTG GATAATCTCCAGCAACAGATCCCACATTGTCAAGCTGCCTCTCAGCAGG CAGCTGAAGTTCATGCACACCTCCCACCAGttcctcctgctcagcagccccCCGGCCAAGGAGGCCCGGTTCCGCACGGCCAAGAAGCTCTACGGCAGCACCTTCGCTTTCCA TGGCTCTCACATTGAGAACTGGCATTCCATCCTCCGCAACGGGCTGGTCAACGCCTCCTACACCAAACTGCAG CTGCATGGAGCAGCCTATGGCAAGGGCATCTATCTGAGCCCCATCTCCAGTATTTCCTTTGGATACTCAG gaatggggaaggggcagcaccGGATGCCGTCGAAGGACGAGCTGGTGCAGCGGTACAACCGGATGAACACGATCCCCCAG ACCCGCTCCATCCAGTCCCGCTTCCTCCAGAGCCGCAACCTGAACTGCATCGCGCTTTGCGAAG TGATCACCTCCAAGGACCTGCAGAAACACGGCAACATCTGGGTCTGCCCTGTCTCGGACCACGTCTGCACACGCTTCTTCTTCGT gtaCGAGGATGGCCAAGTGGGAGACGCCAATATCAATACTCAGGACCCCAAAATCCAGAAGGAGATCATGCGTGTGATCGGGACTCAGGTGTACACGAACTGA
- the PARP6 gene encoding protein mono-ADP-ribosyltransferase PARP6 isoform X7, whose product MDLKGQYWTDDDSDGDNESEEFLYGVQGTCAADLYRHPQLDADIEAVKEIYSENAVAVREYGTIDDVDIDLHVNISFLDEEVATAWKVLRTEPIVLRLRFSLSQYLDGPEPSIEVFQPSNKEGFGLGLQLKKILGMFTSQQWKHLSNDFLKTQQEKRHSWFKTSGTIKKFRAGLSIFSPIPKSPSFPVIQDSVLKGKLGIPEPRVNRLMNRSVSCMVKNPKVEVFGYPPASTQVGGHCKNIPTLEYGFLVQIMKYAEQRIPTLNEYCVVCDEQHVFQNGSMLKPAVCTRELCVFSFYTLGVMSGAAEEVATGAEVVDLLVAMCRAALESPRKSIIFEPYPSVVDPNDPKTLAFNPKKKNYERLQKALDSVMSIREMTQGSYLEIKKQMDKLDPLAHPLLQWIISSNRSHIVKLPLSRLKFMHTSHQFLLLSSPPAKEARFRTAKKLYGSTFAFHGSHIENWHSILRNGLVNASYTKLQLHGAAYGKGIYLSPISSISFGYSGMGKGQHRMPSKDELVQRYNRMNTIPQTRSIQSRFLQSRNLNCIALCEVITSKDLQKHGNIWVCPVSDHVCTRFFFVYEDGQVGDANINTQDPKIQKEIMRVIGTQVYTN is encoded by the exons ATG gaccTCAAGGGCCAGTACTGGACGGACGATGACTCCGACGGCGACAATGAGTCCGAGGAGTTCCTCTATGGCGTGCAG GGGACCTGCGCCGCCGACCTGTACCGGCACCCGCAGCTGGACGCCGACATCGAGGCCGTGAAGGAGATCTACAGCGAGAATGCCGTGGCCGtcag GGAGTACGGGACCATCGACGACGTGGACATCGACCTCCACGTGAACATCAGCTTCCTCGAT gaggaggtggcGACGGCGTGGAAGGTGCTGCGGACGGAGCCCATCGTCCTCCGCCTGCGCTTCTCCCTGTCCCAGTACCTCGATGGCCCCG AACCATCCATCGAGGTTTTCCAGCCGTCCAACAAGGAGGGCTTCGGGCTGGGTCTGCAGCTGAAGAA GATCCTGGGCATGTTCACATCCCAGCAATGGAAACACCTCAGCAACGATTTCCTGAAGACCCAGCAGGAGAAGCGGCACAGTTGGTTCAAGACGAGCGGCACCATCAAGAAGTTCCGTGCTGGTCTCAGCATCTTCTCACCCATCCCCAA GTCTCCCAGCTTCCCCGTTATCCAAGATTCAGTGCTGAAGGGCAAGCTGGGCATCCCCGAGCCTCGCGTGAACCGCCTGATGAACCGCTCTGTGTCCTGCATGGTGAAGAATCCCAAGGTGGAAGTTTTCGGCTACCCACCCGCCAGCACCCAG GTGGGCGGCCACTGCAAGAACATCCCCACGCTGGAGTACGGCTTCCTTGTCCAG ATCATGAAGTACGCGGAGCAGCGGATCCCGACACTCAACGAGTACTGCGTGGTGTGTGACGAGCAGCACGTCTTCCAGAACGGCTCCATGCTGAAG CCGGCCGTGTGCACCCGCGAGCTCTGCGTCTTCTCCTTCTACACCCTGGGCGTCATGTCCGGCGCGGCCGAGGAGGTGGCCACGGGTGCCGAG GTGGTGGACCTGCTGGTGGCCATGTGCCGCGCTGCCCTCGAGTCCCCTCGCAAGAGCATCATCTTCGAGCCTTACCCGTCCGTGGTGGACCCCAACGACCCCAAAACTCTGGCCTTCAACCCCAAG AAGAAGAACTACGAGCGGCTGCAGAAGGCCCTGGACAGTGTGATGTCCATCCGGGAGATGACCCAG GGGTCCTACCTGGAGATCAAGAAGCAGATGGACAAGCTGGACCCCCTGGCGCATCCCCTCCTGCAGTG GATAATCTCCAGCAACAGATCCCACATTGTCAAGCTGCCTCTCAGCAGG CTGAAGTTCATGCACACCTCCCACCAGttcctcctgctcagcagccccCCGGCCAAGGAGGCCCGGTTCCGCACGGCCAAGAAGCTCTACGGCAGCACCTTCGCTTTCCA TGGCTCTCACATTGAGAACTGGCATTCCATCCTCCGCAACGGGCTGGTCAACGCCTCCTACACCAAACTGCAG CTGCATGGAGCAGCCTATGGCAAGGGCATCTATCTGAGCCCCATCTCCAGTATTTCCTTTGGATACTCAG gaatggggaaggggcagcaccGGATGCCGTCGAAGGACGAGCTGGTGCAGCGGTACAACCGGATGAACACGATCCCCCAG ACCCGCTCCATCCAGTCCCGCTTCCTCCAGAGCCGCAACCTGAACTGCATCGCGCTTTGCGAAG TGATCACCTCCAAGGACCTGCAGAAACACGGCAACATCTGGGTCTGCCCTGTCTCGGACCACGTCTGCACACGCTTCTTCTTCGT gtaCGAGGATGGCCAAGTGGGAGACGCCAATATCAATACTCAGGACCCCAAAATCCAGAAGGAGATCATGCGTGTGATCGGGACTCAGGTGTACACGAACTGA
- the PARP6 gene encoding protein mono-ADP-ribosyltransferase PARP6 isoform X3 has product MDLKGQYWTDDDSDGDNESEEFLYGVQGTCAADLYRHPQLDADIEAVKEIYSENAVAVREYGTIDDVDIDLHVNISFLDEEVATAWKVLRTEPIVLRLRFSLSQYLDGPEPSIEVFQPSNKEGFGLGLQLKKILGMFTSQQWKHLSNDFLKTQQEKRHSWFKTSGTIKKFRAGLSIFSPIPKSPSFPVIQDSVLKGKLGIPEPRVNRLMNRSVSCMVKNPKVEVFGYPPASTQVGGHCKNIPTLEYGFLVQIMKYAEQRIPTLNEYCVVCDEQHVFQNGSMLKPAVCTRELCVFSFYTLGVMSGAAEEVATGAEVVDLLVAMCRAALESPRKSIIFEPYPSVVDPNDPKTLAFNPKKKNYERLQKALDSVMSIREMTQGSYLEIKKQMDKLDPLAHPLLQWIISSNRSHIVKLPLSRQLKFMHTSHQFLLLSSPPAKEARFRTAKKLYGSTFAFHGSHIENWHSILRNGLVNASYTKLQLHGAAYGKGIYLSPISSISFGYSGKRLPALPGPACAPIPTPCMGPGRFGLVLPGEAAWEWQCPVPIPSHQPLPSQAGAFPHAKESNPRRFLGFRSCCAHFWGAPRAQLQGGSAEGGDPCLWHVSLCHPRVLPETDSPCPAPSTGMGKGQHRMPSKDELVQRYNRMNTIPQTRSIQSRFLQSRNLNCIALCEVITSKDLQKHGNIWVCPVSDHVCTRFFFVYEDGQVGDANINTQDPKIQKEIMRVIGTQVYTN; this is encoded by the exons ATG gaccTCAAGGGCCAGTACTGGACGGACGATGACTCCGACGGCGACAATGAGTCCGAGGAGTTCCTCTATGGCGTGCAG GGGACCTGCGCCGCCGACCTGTACCGGCACCCGCAGCTGGACGCCGACATCGAGGCCGTGAAGGAGATCTACAGCGAGAATGCCGTGGCCGtcag GGAGTACGGGACCATCGACGACGTGGACATCGACCTCCACGTGAACATCAGCTTCCTCGAT gaggaggtggcGACGGCGTGGAAGGTGCTGCGGACGGAGCCCATCGTCCTCCGCCTGCGCTTCTCCCTGTCCCAGTACCTCGATGGCCCCG AACCATCCATCGAGGTTTTCCAGCCGTCCAACAAGGAGGGCTTCGGGCTGGGTCTGCAGCTGAAGAA GATCCTGGGCATGTTCACATCCCAGCAATGGAAACACCTCAGCAACGATTTCCTGAAGACCCAGCAGGAGAAGCGGCACAGTTGGTTCAAGACGAGCGGCACCATCAAGAAGTTCCGTGCTGGTCTCAGCATCTTCTCACCCATCCCCAA GTCTCCCAGCTTCCCCGTTATCCAAGATTCAGTGCTGAAGGGCAAGCTGGGCATCCCCGAGCCTCGCGTGAACCGCCTGATGAACCGCTCTGTGTCCTGCATGGTGAAGAATCCCAAGGTGGAAGTTTTCGGCTACCCACCCGCCAGCACCCAG GTGGGCGGCCACTGCAAGAACATCCCCACGCTGGAGTACGGCTTCCTTGTCCAG ATCATGAAGTACGCGGAGCAGCGGATCCCGACACTCAACGAGTACTGCGTGGTGTGTGACGAGCAGCACGTCTTCCAGAACGGCTCCATGCTGAAG CCGGCCGTGTGCACCCGCGAGCTCTGCGTCTTCTCCTTCTACACCCTGGGCGTCATGTCCGGCGCGGCCGAGGAGGTGGCCACGGGTGCCGAG GTGGTGGACCTGCTGGTGGCCATGTGCCGCGCTGCCCTCGAGTCCCCTCGCAAGAGCATCATCTTCGAGCCTTACCCGTCCGTGGTGGACCCCAACGACCCCAAAACTCTGGCCTTCAACCCCAAG AAGAAGAACTACGAGCGGCTGCAGAAGGCCCTGGACAGTGTGATGTCCATCCGGGAGATGACCCAG GGGTCCTACCTGGAGATCAAGAAGCAGATGGACAAGCTGGACCCCCTGGCGCATCCCCTCCTGCAGTG GATAATCTCCAGCAACAGATCCCACATTGTCAAGCTGCCTCTCAGCAGG CAGCTGAAGTTCATGCACACCTCCCACCAGttcctcctgctcagcagccccCCGGCCAAGGAGGCCCGGTTCCGCACGGCCAAGAAGCTCTACGGCAGCACCTTCGCTTTCCA TGGCTCTCACATTGAGAACTGGCATTCCATCCTCCGCAACGGGCTGGTCAACGCCTCCTACACCAAACTGCAG CTGCATGGAGCAGCCTATGGCAAGGGCATCTATCTGAGCCCCATCTCCAGTATTTCCTTTGGATACTCAGGTAAGAGGCTGCCTGCGCTGCCCggtcctgcctgtgctcccattcccactccctgcATGGGCCCGGGGAGGTTTGGCCTCgtgctgcctggagaagctgcatGGGAGTGGCAGTGTCCCGTACCCATCCCGTCACACCAGCCTcttcccagccaggctggggctttCCCACATGCCAAAGAATCAAACCCTCGACGTTTTCTAGGCTTCAGAAGCTGCTGTGCACACttttggggggctcccagggcccagctgcagggtgggagcGCTGAGGGTGGCGATCCCTGTCTGTGGcatgtgtccctgtgtcaccccagggtgctccctGAGActgacagcccctgccctgctccttccacaggaatggggaaggggcagcaccGGATGCCGTCGAAGGACGAGCTGGTGCAGCGGTACAACCGGATGAACACGATCCCCCAG ACCCGCTCCATCCAGTCCCGCTTCCTCCAGAGCCGCAACCTGAACTGCATCGCGCTTTGCGAAG TGATCACCTCCAAGGACCTGCAGAAACACGGCAACATCTGGGTCTGCCCTGTCTCGGACCACGTCTGCACACGCTTCTTCTTCGT gtaCGAGGATGGCCAAGTGGGAGACGCCAATATCAATACTCAGGACCCCAAAATCCAGAAGGAGATCATGCGTGTGATCGGGACTCAGGTGTACACGAACTGA
- the PARP6 gene encoding protein mono-ADP-ribosyltransferase PARP6 isoform X2, whose translation MDLKGQYWTDDDSDGDNESEEFLYGVQGTCAADLYRHPQLDADIEAVKEIYSENAVAVREYGTIDDVDIDLHVNISFLDEEVATAWKVLRTEPIVLRLRFSLSQYLDGPEPSIEVFQPSNKEGFGLGLQLKKILGMFTSQQWKHLSNDFLKTQQEKRHSWFKTSGTIKKFRAGLSIFSPIPKSPSFPVIQDSVLKGKLGIPEPRVNRLMNRSVSCMVKNPKVEVFGYPPASTQAGVAPFNILVGGHCKNIPTLEYGFLVQIMKYAEQRIPTLNEYCVVCDEQHVFQNGSMLKPAVCTRELCVFSFYTLGVMSGAAEEVATGAEVVDLLVAMCRAALESPRKSIIFEPYPSVVDPNDPKTLAFNPKKKNYERLQKALDSVMSIREMTQGSYLEIKKQMDKLDPLAHPLLQWIISSNRSHIVKLPLSRLKFMHTSHQFLLLSSPPAKEARFRTAKKLYGSTFAFHGSHIENWHSILRNGLVNASYTKLQLHGAAYGKGIYLSPISSISFGYSGKRLPALPGPACAPIPTPCMGPGRFGLVLPGEAAWEWQCPVPIPSHQPLPSQAGAFPHAKESNPRRFLGFRSCCAHFWGAPRAQLQGGSAEGGDPCLWHVSLCHPRVLPETDSPCPAPSTGMGKGQHRMPSKDELVQRYNRMNTIPQTRSIQSRFLQSRNLNCIALCEVITSKDLQKHGNIWVCPVSDHVCTRFFFVYEDGQVGDANINTQDPKIQKEIMRVIGTQVYTN comes from the exons ATG gaccTCAAGGGCCAGTACTGGACGGACGATGACTCCGACGGCGACAATGAGTCCGAGGAGTTCCTCTATGGCGTGCAG GGGACCTGCGCCGCCGACCTGTACCGGCACCCGCAGCTGGACGCCGACATCGAGGCCGTGAAGGAGATCTACAGCGAGAATGCCGTGGCCGtcag GGAGTACGGGACCATCGACGACGTGGACATCGACCTCCACGTGAACATCAGCTTCCTCGAT gaggaggtggcGACGGCGTGGAAGGTGCTGCGGACGGAGCCCATCGTCCTCCGCCTGCGCTTCTCCCTGTCCCAGTACCTCGATGGCCCCG AACCATCCATCGAGGTTTTCCAGCCGTCCAACAAGGAGGGCTTCGGGCTGGGTCTGCAGCTGAAGAA GATCCTGGGCATGTTCACATCCCAGCAATGGAAACACCTCAGCAACGATTTCCTGAAGACCCAGCAGGAGAAGCGGCACAGTTGGTTCAAGACGAGCGGCACCATCAAGAAGTTCCGTGCTGGTCTCAGCATCTTCTCACCCATCCCCAA GTCTCCCAGCTTCCCCGTTATCCAAGATTCAGTGCTGAAGGGCAAGCTGGGCATCCCCGAGCCTCGCGTGAACCGCCTGATGAACCGCTCTGTGTCCTGCATGGTGAAGAATCCCAAGGTGGAAGTTTTCGGCTACCCACCCGCCAGCACCCAGGCAGGTGTTGCCCCCTTCAACATCCTG GTGGGCGGCCACTGCAAGAACATCCCCACGCTGGAGTACGGCTTCCTTGTCCAG ATCATGAAGTACGCGGAGCAGCGGATCCCGACACTCAACGAGTACTGCGTGGTGTGTGACGAGCAGCACGTCTTCCAGAACGGCTCCATGCTGAAG CCGGCCGTGTGCACCCGCGAGCTCTGCGTCTTCTCCTTCTACACCCTGGGCGTCATGTCCGGCGCGGCCGAGGAGGTGGCCACGGGTGCCGAG GTGGTGGACCTGCTGGTGGCCATGTGCCGCGCTGCCCTCGAGTCCCCTCGCAAGAGCATCATCTTCGAGCCTTACCCGTCCGTGGTGGACCCCAACGACCCCAAAACTCTGGCCTTCAACCCCAAG AAGAAGAACTACGAGCGGCTGCAGAAGGCCCTGGACAGTGTGATGTCCATCCGGGAGATGACCCAG GGGTCCTACCTGGAGATCAAGAAGCAGATGGACAAGCTGGACCCCCTGGCGCATCCCCTCCTGCAGTG GATAATCTCCAGCAACAGATCCCACATTGTCAAGCTGCCTCTCAGCAGG CTGAAGTTCATGCACACCTCCCACCAGttcctcctgctcagcagccccCCGGCCAAGGAGGCCCGGTTCCGCACGGCCAAGAAGCTCTACGGCAGCACCTTCGCTTTCCA TGGCTCTCACATTGAGAACTGGCATTCCATCCTCCGCAACGGGCTGGTCAACGCCTCCTACACCAAACTGCAG CTGCATGGAGCAGCCTATGGCAAGGGCATCTATCTGAGCCCCATCTCCAGTATTTCCTTTGGATACTCAGGTAAGAGGCTGCCTGCGCTGCCCggtcctgcctgtgctcccattcccactccctgcATGGGCCCGGGGAGGTTTGGCCTCgtgctgcctggagaagctgcatGGGAGTGGCAGTGTCCCGTACCCATCCCGTCACACCAGCCTcttcccagccaggctggggctttCCCACATGCCAAAGAATCAAACCCTCGACGTTTTCTAGGCTTCAGAAGCTGCTGTGCACACttttggggggctcccagggcccagctgcagggtgggagcGCTGAGGGTGGCGATCCCTGTCTGTGGcatgtgtccctgtgtcaccccagggtgctccctGAGActgacagcccctgccctgctccttccacaggaatggggaaggggcagcaccGGATGCCGTCGAAGGACGAGCTGGTGCAGCGGTACAACCGGATGAACACGATCCCCCAG ACCCGCTCCATCCAGTCCCGCTTCCTCCAGAGCCGCAACCTGAACTGCATCGCGCTTTGCGAAG TGATCACCTCCAAGGACCTGCAGAAACACGGCAACATCTGGGTCTGCCCTGTCTCGGACCACGTCTGCACACGCTTCTTCTTCGT gtaCGAGGATGGCCAAGTGGGAGACGCCAATATCAATACTCAGGACCCCAAAATCCAGAAGGAGATCATGCGTGTGATCGGGACTCAGGTGTACACGAACTGA
- the PARP6 gene encoding protein mono-ADP-ribosyltransferase PARP6 isoform X1, with the protein MDLKGQYWTDDDSDGDNESEEFLYGVQGTCAADLYRHPQLDADIEAVKEIYSENAVAVREYGTIDDVDIDLHVNISFLDEEVATAWKVLRTEPIVLRLRFSLSQYLDGPEPSIEVFQPSNKEGFGLGLQLKKILGMFTSQQWKHLSNDFLKTQQEKRHSWFKTSGTIKKFRAGLSIFSPIPKSPSFPVIQDSVLKGKLGIPEPRVNRLMNRSVSCMVKNPKVEVFGYPPASTQAGVAPFNILVGGHCKNIPTLEYGFLVQIMKYAEQRIPTLNEYCVVCDEQHVFQNGSMLKPAVCTRELCVFSFYTLGVMSGAAEEVATGAEVVDLLVAMCRAALESPRKSIIFEPYPSVVDPNDPKTLAFNPKKKNYERLQKALDSVMSIREMTQGSYLEIKKQMDKLDPLAHPLLQWIISSNRSHIVKLPLSRQLKFMHTSHQFLLLSSPPAKEARFRTAKKLYGSTFAFHGSHIENWHSILRNGLVNASYTKLQLHGAAYGKGIYLSPISSISFGYSGKRLPALPGPACAPIPTPCMGPGRFGLVLPGEAAWEWQCPVPIPSHQPLPSQAGAFPHAKESNPRRFLGFRSCCAHFWGAPRAQLQGGSAEGGDPCLWHVSLCHPRVLPETDSPCPAPSTGMGKGQHRMPSKDELVQRYNRMNTIPQTRSIQSRFLQSRNLNCIALCEVITSKDLQKHGNIWVCPVSDHVCTRFFFVYEDGQVGDANINTQDPKIQKEIMRVIGTQVYTN; encoded by the exons ATG gaccTCAAGGGCCAGTACTGGACGGACGATGACTCCGACGGCGACAATGAGTCCGAGGAGTTCCTCTATGGCGTGCAG GGGACCTGCGCCGCCGACCTGTACCGGCACCCGCAGCTGGACGCCGACATCGAGGCCGTGAAGGAGATCTACAGCGAGAATGCCGTGGCCGtcag GGAGTACGGGACCATCGACGACGTGGACATCGACCTCCACGTGAACATCAGCTTCCTCGAT gaggaggtggcGACGGCGTGGAAGGTGCTGCGGACGGAGCCCATCGTCCTCCGCCTGCGCTTCTCCCTGTCCCAGTACCTCGATGGCCCCG AACCATCCATCGAGGTTTTCCAGCCGTCCAACAAGGAGGGCTTCGGGCTGGGTCTGCAGCTGAAGAA GATCCTGGGCATGTTCACATCCCAGCAATGGAAACACCTCAGCAACGATTTCCTGAAGACCCAGCAGGAGAAGCGGCACAGTTGGTTCAAGACGAGCGGCACCATCAAGAAGTTCCGTGCTGGTCTCAGCATCTTCTCACCCATCCCCAA GTCTCCCAGCTTCCCCGTTATCCAAGATTCAGTGCTGAAGGGCAAGCTGGGCATCCCCGAGCCTCGCGTGAACCGCCTGATGAACCGCTCTGTGTCCTGCATGGTGAAGAATCCCAAGGTGGAAGTTTTCGGCTACCCACCCGCCAGCACCCAGGCAGGTGTTGCCCCCTTCAACATCCTG GTGGGCGGCCACTGCAAGAACATCCCCACGCTGGAGTACGGCTTCCTTGTCCAG ATCATGAAGTACGCGGAGCAGCGGATCCCGACACTCAACGAGTACTGCGTGGTGTGTGACGAGCAGCACGTCTTCCAGAACGGCTCCATGCTGAAG CCGGCCGTGTGCACCCGCGAGCTCTGCGTCTTCTCCTTCTACACCCTGGGCGTCATGTCCGGCGCGGCCGAGGAGGTGGCCACGGGTGCCGAG GTGGTGGACCTGCTGGTGGCCATGTGCCGCGCTGCCCTCGAGTCCCCTCGCAAGAGCATCATCTTCGAGCCTTACCCGTCCGTGGTGGACCCCAACGACCCCAAAACTCTGGCCTTCAACCCCAAG AAGAAGAACTACGAGCGGCTGCAGAAGGCCCTGGACAGTGTGATGTCCATCCGGGAGATGACCCAG GGGTCCTACCTGGAGATCAAGAAGCAGATGGACAAGCTGGACCCCCTGGCGCATCCCCTCCTGCAGTG GATAATCTCCAGCAACAGATCCCACATTGTCAAGCTGCCTCTCAGCAGG CAGCTGAAGTTCATGCACACCTCCCACCAGttcctcctgctcagcagccccCCGGCCAAGGAGGCCCGGTTCCGCACGGCCAAGAAGCTCTACGGCAGCACCTTCGCTTTCCA TGGCTCTCACATTGAGAACTGGCATTCCATCCTCCGCAACGGGCTGGTCAACGCCTCCTACACCAAACTGCAG CTGCATGGAGCAGCCTATGGCAAGGGCATCTATCTGAGCCCCATCTCCAGTATTTCCTTTGGATACTCAGGTAAGAGGCTGCCTGCGCTGCCCggtcctgcctgtgctcccattcccactccctgcATGGGCCCGGGGAGGTTTGGCCTCgtgctgcctggagaagctgcatGGGAGTGGCAGTGTCCCGTACCCATCCCGTCACACCAGCCTcttcccagccaggctggggctttCCCACATGCCAAAGAATCAAACCCTCGACGTTTTCTAGGCTTCAGAAGCTGCTGTGCACACttttggggggctcccagggcccagctgcagggtgggagcGCTGAGGGTGGCGATCCCTGTCTGTGGcatgtgtccctgtgtcaccccagggtgctccctGAGActgacagcccctgccctgctccttccacaggaatggggaaggggcagcaccGGATGCCGTCGAAGGACGAGCTGGTGCAGCGGTACAACCGGATGAACACGATCCCCCAG ACCCGCTCCATCCAGTCCCGCTTCCTCCAGAGCCGCAACCTGAACTGCATCGCGCTTTGCGAAG TGATCACCTCCAAGGACCTGCAGAAACACGGCAACATCTGGGTCTGCCCTGTCTCGGACCACGTCTGCACACGCTTCTTCTTCGT gtaCGAGGATGGCCAAGTGGGAGACGCCAATATCAATACTCAGGACCCCAAAATCCAGAAGGAGATCATGCGTGTGATCGGGACTCAGGTGTACACGAACTGA